Genomic segment of Anaerohalosphaeraceae bacterium:
CGTCGCCGGTATCGATAACGCGGTAGGCCATGTCGAGGTCAAATGTCACCCCCGGCACCACCCGCTCCATTGACCGAGGAGTCGCTTTTGCTGTAATTCGATTAATATTGTTCTCCACTTTGACTTCTGTGATGTCTTTCCCGTTCCTTACTGCCTCATACCATTCTGCAGACAAATAACTGTCTCTTACCAACAGGCGCGTAGGCCCCACATCAAGCTGCTGGTCTGCGGAAATGCCGAAAACTCTGCAAACATCACATTTCAAAAAAGACTCTTTGTCTTTGCATTGATGCACGGGTTTTCGCTCTTCAAGGGAAAGTTTTCCAGAATGCCATTCTATTAATGAACGCATTCTCCCTTTGAGAGAAGAACCCGGGATATAAGGAAGATTTTTTTCCGTTTCTTTATCCTTCACGGAAATTCTTACCAAGGGCATGTCAATTCCCCCGATTTCCATAGTCTCCATGGAACCTCCAATACGAAGGCCCGTAATTACTTTTATCTTCCCCTCAATCCTTTTGATTTTATGAAGTTTCATTTTTAC
This window contains:
- the csm3 gene encoding type III-A CRISPR-associated RAMP protein Csm3; this translates as MKLHKIKRIEGKIKVITGLRIGGSMETMEIGGIDMPLVRISVKDKETEKNLPYIPGSSLKGRMRSLIEWHSGKLSLEERKPVHQCKDKESFLKCDVCRVFGISADQQLDVGPTRLLVRDSYLSAEWYEAVRNGKDITEVKVENNINRITAKATPRSMERVVPGVTFDLDMAYRVIDTGDGGSADEKYFNEVVLKALALVEKDYLGGCGSRGCGKVKFIDLKDEAGNPLTLPTV